In Deinococcus sp. HSC-46F16, the following are encoded in one genomic region:
- a CDS encoding metal ABC transporter permease: MEWLTDPLQFDFFVRALAAVVLVSVLCALVGAWVVLRGLSYIGDAMSHAVLPGLVGALLAGGNLLVGALVAAVLTALGIGAVGQRSGLKQDSAIGIVFVGMFALGVVMLSKAPTFATDLSTFLIGNPLGVTPADLWSALGVTALVALILGAFHKELLLASFDPTEARAIGLPVGGLTHLLLVVIGLVVVLTVQLVGTTLSVSLLVTSSAAARLLARSLKKMMLLAAGLGILGGVTGLYLSYSLDTAAGATIVLVNTAVFVMALLFRRGE; encoded by the coding sequence ATGGAGTGGCTCACCGATCCCCTGCAATTCGACTTTTTCGTGCGGGCGCTCGCGGCGGTCGTCCTCGTCAGCGTGCTGTGTGCGCTGGTGGGCGCGTGGGTGGTGCTGCGGGGCCTGAGCTACATCGGCGACGCGATGAGCCACGCGGTCCTGCCGGGGCTGGTGGGGGCGCTGCTGGCCGGGGGCAACCTGCTGGTCGGCGCCCTCGTCGCCGCCGTGCTCACGGCGCTGGGGATCGGGGCGGTGGGTCAGCGGTCGGGTCTCAAGCAGGACAGCGCCATCGGCATCGTGTTCGTGGGGATGTTCGCGCTGGGCGTGGTGATGCTGTCAAAGGCACCGACCTTCGCCACCGACCTCAGCACCTTTTTGATCGGCAATCCGCTCGGGGTGACTCCGGCCGACCTGTGGAGTGCGCTGGGCGTGACCGCGTTGGTGGCACTGATCCTGGGAGCTTTCCACAAGGAGTTGCTGCTGGCCTCCTTCGACCCCACCGAGGCCCGCGCCATCGGGCTGCCGGTGGGGGGGCTGACCCACCTGCTGCTGGTCGTGATCGGGCTGGTGGTCGTACTGACGGTGCAACTGGTGGGCACCACCCTCAGCGTGAGCCTGCTGGTGACCTCCAGCGCCGCCGCCCGGCTGCTGGCCCGCAGCCTGAAAAAGATGATGCTGCTTGCCGCCGGGCTGGGCATCCTGGGCGGGGTCACCGGGCTGTACCTCAGCTATTCCCTCGACACGGCGGCGGGGGCGACCATCGTGCTGGTGAATACGGCGGTCTTTGTGATGGCCCTGCTGTTCCGGCGGGGGGAGTAA